One Perca flavescens isolate YP-PL-M2 chromosome 9, PFLA_1.0, whole genome shotgun sequence genomic window carries:
- the cpeb2 gene encoding cytoplasmic polyadenylation element-binding protein 2 isoform X2, translated as MQDEPAGVTTTQLPPSTEERDSSGSTVHKSGKQPNQTDSSHDSQLGLFTPDYNHRNQTTAFPDFDRDHFFISDLQHSRKIHQQLSQHTEFSPTESPPPQRHFSHLPQRQRFMPELCAADPRGSPVEEAEADAASPSPTSVNPNKIQMDSPIAHHINNGNGSSSSSSTGNMLSGGLSAAFPNLPAQDMQSASVGSSSPSIPGFGTPWSVQTSSSPPPAPNSINPIHANAINHMPNTDSDNSFYPGIPSSINPAFFQSFSPVSANPCAGVNVQGFSGPFSPQMNVPQQAQSRRSPASPQMHPQQGAFLQQRNNYNQHQPMVKQSPWGSHQGNGWGSGGMSWGRDHRRGSGMGVPGSVSHVSPLKKPFSSNIIAPPKFPRSGGSLGPKSWIEENTFRTDGNSNTLLPLQERTRMFDSLNMHSLESSLIDIMRAEQDPMKGRVGCPNPGADGLLMLNGRSSLFPIDDNLLDDGHGNHGVPGVHGSPNCYPHQNGERIERFSRKVFVGGLPPDIDEDEITSSFRRFGHLVVDWPHKAESKSYFPPKGYAFLLFQEESSVQALIEACMEEDGKLYLCVSSPTIKDKPVQIRPWNLSDSDFVMDGSQPLDPRKTIFVGGVPRPLRAIELAMIMDRLYGGVCYAGIDTDPELKYPKGAGRVAFSNQQSYIAAISARFVQLQHGDIDKRVEVKPYVLDDQLCDECQGARCGGKFAPFFCANVTCLQYYCEFCWANIHSRAGREFHKPLVKEGADRPRQIHFRWN; from the exons ATGCAGGATGAGCCTGCGGGGGTGACAACCACGCAATTACCCCCGTCAACAGAGGAAAGGGACAGCAGCGGCAGCACGGTCCACAAATCCGGAAAGCAACCGAACCAAACCGACAGCAGCCACGACAGCCAGCTCGGCTTATTCACGCCGGATTATAACCACCGGAACCAGACGACAGCTTTCCCCGATTTCGATCGAGATCATTTTTTCATCAGTGACCTTCAGCACAGCCGAAAAATACATCAGCAGTTAAGTCAGCACACTGAGTTTAGCCCCACAGAGTCGCCCCCACCCCAAAGACATTTCAGTCACCTGCCGCAGAGGCAGCGCTTTATGCCCGAGCTCTGCGCTGCTGACCCCCGCGGCTCTCCAGTGGAAGAGGCTGAAGCCGATGCTGCGTCGCCATCGCCCACTTCTGTAAATCCAAACAAGATCCAAATGGACTCCCCCATCGCCCACCATATAAATAACGGcaatggcagcagcagcagtagcagcaccGGCAACATGTTGTCCGGTGGTCTCAGCGCCGCTTTCCCGAACCTGCCCGCCCAGGACATGCAGAGCGCCAGCGTAGGCTCGTCTTCACCTTCCATACCTGGGTTCGGCACCCCGTGGTCCGTCCAGACCAGCTCCTCTCCCCCTCCCGCACCCAACTCCATCAACCCCATCCACGCGAACGCCATTAACCATATGCCCAACACGGACTCTGACAACAGCTTCTACCCAGGTATCCCCTCCTCCATCAACCCGGCCTTCTTCCAGAGTTTTTCGCCAGTGTCAGCTAATCCGTGCGCCGGGGTTAATGTGCAGGGCTTCAGCGGTCCTTTCTCGCCCCAGATGAACGTCCCTCAGCAGGCGCAGAGTCGCAGGTCCCCGGCCAGTCCCCAGATGCATCCCCAGCAGGGCGCCTTCCTGCAGCAGAGGAACAACTACAACCAACATCAG CCCATGGTGAAACAGTCTCCCTGGGGCAGTCACCAGGGAAATGGCTGGGGCTCCGGGGGGATGTCCTGGGGCCGGGACCACCGTAGAGGGAGTGGCATGGGCGTACCTGGCTCAGTTAGTCACGTCTCACCCCTGAAGAAGCCCTTCTCGAGCAACATCATCGCTCCTCCCAAGTTCCCACGCTCCGGTGGATCACTGGGGCCTAAGTCCTGGATAGAGGAGAACACGTTTCGCACAGATGGCAACAGCAACACTTTGTTGCCCCTGCAG gaGCGCACCAGAATGTTTGACAGTCTGAACATGCACTCCCTGGAGAGCTCTCTGATCGACATCATGCGAGCCGAGCAGGACCCGATGAAAG GCCGTGTGGGATGCCCTAACCCTGGGGCTGACGGCCTACTCATGCTCAATG GCCGCTCCTCCCTCTTCCCTATTGATGACAATCTCCTTGACGATGGCCACGGCAACCACGGTGTCCCAGGTGTCCATGGCTCCCCCAACTGTTACCCCCACCAAAATGGGGAACGCATCGAGCGCTTCTCTCGCAAGGTGTTTGTGGGAGGTTTGCCTCCTGACATAGATGAAG ATGAAATAACCTCGAGCTTCCGCCGCTTTGGTCACCTGGTGGTGGACTGGCCACACAAAGCCGAGAGCAAATCCTACTTTCCACCTAAAG gATACGCCTTCCTGCTGTTCCAGGAGGAGAGCTCAGTGCAGGCTCTGATTGAAGCCTGCATGGAGGAGGATGGGAAgctctacctgtgtgtctccagcCCCACCATCAAGGACAAGCCT GTGCAAATTCGACCCTGGAACCTGAGCGACAGTGATTTTGTGATGGATGGATCTCAGCCCCTAGACCCCCGCAAGACCATCTTTGTGGGAGGCGTCCCTCGCCCCCTGAGAGCAA TTGAGCTGGCCATGATTATGGATCGTCTCTACGGTGGAGTCTGCTACGCGGGCATCGACACCGATCCCGAACTCAAGTACCCCAAGGGGGCGGGGCGAGTGGCCTTCTCCAATCAACAGAGTTACATCGCTGCCATCAGCGCCAGATTCGTCCAGCTGCAGCATGGAGACATTGACAAGCGG gtggagGTGAAGCCCTACGTCCTGGATGATCAGCTATGCGACGAGTGCCAGGGTGCGCGCTGCGGAGGGAAGTTTGCTCCCTTTTTCTGTGCTAACGTCACCTGTCTGCAGTACTACTGCGAATTCTGCTGGGCCAACATCCACTCCCGCGCCGGACGGGAGTTCCACAAGCCGCTGGTCAAAGAGGGAGCCGACCGCCCGCGCCAGATTCACTTCCGCTGGAACTAG
- the cpeb2 gene encoding cytoplasmic polyadenylation element-binding protein 2 isoform X1: MQDEPAGVTTTQLPPSTEERDSSGSTVHKSGKQPNQTDSSHDSQLGLFTPDYNHRNQTTAFPDFDRDHFFISDLQHSRKIHQQLSQHTEFSPTESPPPQRHFSHLPQRQRFMPELCAADPRGSPVEEAEADAASPSPTSVNPNKIQMDSPIAHHINNGNGSSSSSSTGNMLSGGLSAAFPNLPAQDMQSASVGSSSPSIPGFGTPWSVQTSSSPPPAPNSINPIHANAINHMPNTDSDNSFYPGIPSSINPAFFQSFSPVSANPCAGVNVQGFSGPFSPQMNVPQQAQSRRSPASPQMHPQQGAFLQQRNNYNQHQPMVKQSPWGSHQGNGWGSGGMSWGRDHRRGSGMGVPGSVSHVSPLKKPFSSNIIAPPKFPRSGGSLGPKSWIEENTFRTDGNSNTLLPLQERTRMFDSLNMHSLESSLIDIMRAEQDPMKGRVGCPNPGADGLLMLNARSYGRRRGRSSLFPIDDNLLDDGHGNHGVPGVHGSPNCYPHQNGERIERFSRKVFVGGLPPDIDEDEITSSFRRFGHLVVDWPHKAESKSYFPPKGYAFLLFQEESSVQALIEACMEEDGKLYLCVSSPTIKDKPVQIRPWNLSDSDFVMDGSQPLDPRKTIFVGGVPRPLRAIELAMIMDRLYGGVCYAGIDTDPELKYPKGAGRVAFSNQQSYIAAISARFVQLQHGDIDKRVEVKPYVLDDQLCDECQGARCGGKFAPFFCANVTCLQYYCEFCWANIHSRAGREFHKPLVKEGADRPRQIHFRWN, encoded by the exons ATGCAGGATGAGCCTGCGGGGGTGACAACCACGCAATTACCCCCGTCAACAGAGGAAAGGGACAGCAGCGGCAGCACGGTCCACAAATCCGGAAAGCAACCGAACCAAACCGACAGCAGCCACGACAGCCAGCTCGGCTTATTCACGCCGGATTATAACCACCGGAACCAGACGACAGCTTTCCCCGATTTCGATCGAGATCATTTTTTCATCAGTGACCTTCAGCACAGCCGAAAAATACATCAGCAGTTAAGTCAGCACACTGAGTTTAGCCCCACAGAGTCGCCCCCACCCCAAAGACATTTCAGTCACCTGCCGCAGAGGCAGCGCTTTATGCCCGAGCTCTGCGCTGCTGACCCCCGCGGCTCTCCAGTGGAAGAGGCTGAAGCCGATGCTGCGTCGCCATCGCCCACTTCTGTAAATCCAAACAAGATCCAAATGGACTCCCCCATCGCCCACCATATAAATAACGGcaatggcagcagcagcagtagcagcaccGGCAACATGTTGTCCGGTGGTCTCAGCGCCGCTTTCCCGAACCTGCCCGCCCAGGACATGCAGAGCGCCAGCGTAGGCTCGTCTTCACCTTCCATACCTGGGTTCGGCACCCCGTGGTCCGTCCAGACCAGCTCCTCTCCCCCTCCCGCACCCAACTCCATCAACCCCATCCACGCGAACGCCATTAACCATATGCCCAACACGGACTCTGACAACAGCTTCTACCCAGGTATCCCCTCCTCCATCAACCCGGCCTTCTTCCAGAGTTTTTCGCCAGTGTCAGCTAATCCGTGCGCCGGGGTTAATGTGCAGGGCTTCAGCGGTCCTTTCTCGCCCCAGATGAACGTCCCTCAGCAGGCGCAGAGTCGCAGGTCCCCGGCCAGTCCCCAGATGCATCCCCAGCAGGGCGCCTTCCTGCAGCAGAGGAACAACTACAACCAACATCAG CCCATGGTGAAACAGTCTCCCTGGGGCAGTCACCAGGGAAATGGCTGGGGCTCCGGGGGGATGTCCTGGGGCCGGGACCACCGTAGAGGGAGTGGCATGGGCGTACCTGGCTCAGTTAGTCACGTCTCACCCCTGAAGAAGCCCTTCTCGAGCAACATCATCGCTCCTCCCAAGTTCCCACGCTCCGGTGGATCACTGGGGCCTAAGTCCTGGATAGAGGAGAACACGTTTCGCACAGATGGCAACAGCAACACTTTGTTGCCCCTGCAG gaGCGCACCAGAATGTTTGACAGTCTGAACATGCACTCCCTGGAGAGCTCTCTGATCGACATCATGCGAGCCGAGCAGGACCCGATGAAAG GCCGTGTGGGATGCCCTAACCCTGGGGCTGACGGCCTACTCATGCTCAATG CCCGGAGCTATGGGAGACGCCGAG GCCGCTCCTCCCTCTTCCCTATTGATGACAATCTCCTTGACGATGGCCACGGCAACCACGGTGTCCCAGGTGTCCATGGCTCCCCCAACTGTTACCCCCACCAAAATGGGGAACGCATCGAGCGCTTCTCTCGCAAGGTGTTTGTGGGAGGTTTGCCTCCTGACATAGATGAAG ATGAAATAACCTCGAGCTTCCGCCGCTTTGGTCACCTGGTGGTGGACTGGCCACACAAAGCCGAGAGCAAATCCTACTTTCCACCTAAAG gATACGCCTTCCTGCTGTTCCAGGAGGAGAGCTCAGTGCAGGCTCTGATTGAAGCCTGCATGGAGGAGGATGGGAAgctctacctgtgtgtctccagcCCCACCATCAAGGACAAGCCT GTGCAAATTCGACCCTGGAACCTGAGCGACAGTGATTTTGTGATGGATGGATCTCAGCCCCTAGACCCCCGCAAGACCATCTTTGTGGGAGGCGTCCCTCGCCCCCTGAGAGCAA TTGAGCTGGCCATGATTATGGATCGTCTCTACGGTGGAGTCTGCTACGCGGGCATCGACACCGATCCCGAACTCAAGTACCCCAAGGGGGCGGGGCGAGTGGCCTTCTCCAATCAACAGAGTTACATCGCTGCCATCAGCGCCAGATTCGTCCAGCTGCAGCATGGAGACATTGACAAGCGG gtggagGTGAAGCCCTACGTCCTGGATGATCAGCTATGCGACGAGTGCCAGGGTGCGCGCTGCGGAGGGAAGTTTGCTCCCTTTTTCTGTGCTAACGTCACCTGTCTGCAGTACTACTGCGAATTCTGCTGGGCCAACATCCACTCCCGCGCCGGACGGGAGTTCCACAAGCCGCTGGTCAAAGAGGGAGCCGACCGCCCGCGCCAGATTCACTTCCGCTGGAACTAG
- the cpeb2 gene encoding cytoplasmic polyadenylation element-binding protein 2 isoform X3, producing MQDEPAGVTTTQLPPSTEERDSSGSTVHKSGKQPNQTDSSHDSQLGLFTPDYNHRNQTTAFPDFDRDHFFISDLQHSRKIHQQLSQHTEFSPTESPPPQRHFSHLPQRQRFMPELCAADPRGSPVEEAEADAASPSPTSVNPNKIQMDSPIAHHINNGNGSSSSSSTGNMLSGGLSAAFPNLPAQDMQSASVGSSSPSIPGFGTPWSVQTSSSPPPAPNSINPIHANAINHMPNTDSDNSFYPGIPSSINPAFFQSFSPVSANPCAGVNVQGFSGPFSPQMNVPQQAQSRRSPASPQMHPQQGAFLQQRNNYNQHQPMVKQSPWGSHQGNGWGSGGMSWGRDHRRGSGMGVPGSVSHVSPLKKPFSSNIIAPPKFPRSGGSLGPKSWIEENTFRTDGNSNTLLPLQERTRMFDSLNMHSLESSLIDIMRAEQDPMKGRSSLFPIDDNLLDDGHGNHGVPGVHGSPNCYPHQNGERIERFSRKVFVGGLPPDIDEDEITSSFRRFGHLVVDWPHKAESKSYFPPKGYAFLLFQEESSVQALIEACMEEDGKLYLCVSSPTIKDKPVQIRPWNLSDSDFVMDGSQPLDPRKTIFVGGVPRPLRAIELAMIMDRLYGGVCYAGIDTDPELKYPKGAGRVAFSNQQSYIAAISARFVQLQHGDIDKRVEVKPYVLDDQLCDECQGARCGGKFAPFFCANVTCLQYYCEFCWANIHSRAGREFHKPLVKEGADRPRQIHFRWN from the exons ATGCAGGATGAGCCTGCGGGGGTGACAACCACGCAATTACCCCCGTCAACAGAGGAAAGGGACAGCAGCGGCAGCACGGTCCACAAATCCGGAAAGCAACCGAACCAAACCGACAGCAGCCACGACAGCCAGCTCGGCTTATTCACGCCGGATTATAACCACCGGAACCAGACGACAGCTTTCCCCGATTTCGATCGAGATCATTTTTTCATCAGTGACCTTCAGCACAGCCGAAAAATACATCAGCAGTTAAGTCAGCACACTGAGTTTAGCCCCACAGAGTCGCCCCCACCCCAAAGACATTTCAGTCACCTGCCGCAGAGGCAGCGCTTTATGCCCGAGCTCTGCGCTGCTGACCCCCGCGGCTCTCCAGTGGAAGAGGCTGAAGCCGATGCTGCGTCGCCATCGCCCACTTCTGTAAATCCAAACAAGATCCAAATGGACTCCCCCATCGCCCACCATATAAATAACGGcaatggcagcagcagcagtagcagcaccGGCAACATGTTGTCCGGTGGTCTCAGCGCCGCTTTCCCGAACCTGCCCGCCCAGGACATGCAGAGCGCCAGCGTAGGCTCGTCTTCACCTTCCATACCTGGGTTCGGCACCCCGTGGTCCGTCCAGACCAGCTCCTCTCCCCCTCCCGCACCCAACTCCATCAACCCCATCCACGCGAACGCCATTAACCATATGCCCAACACGGACTCTGACAACAGCTTCTACCCAGGTATCCCCTCCTCCATCAACCCGGCCTTCTTCCAGAGTTTTTCGCCAGTGTCAGCTAATCCGTGCGCCGGGGTTAATGTGCAGGGCTTCAGCGGTCCTTTCTCGCCCCAGATGAACGTCCCTCAGCAGGCGCAGAGTCGCAGGTCCCCGGCCAGTCCCCAGATGCATCCCCAGCAGGGCGCCTTCCTGCAGCAGAGGAACAACTACAACCAACATCAG CCCATGGTGAAACAGTCTCCCTGGGGCAGTCACCAGGGAAATGGCTGGGGCTCCGGGGGGATGTCCTGGGGCCGGGACCACCGTAGAGGGAGTGGCATGGGCGTACCTGGCTCAGTTAGTCACGTCTCACCCCTGAAGAAGCCCTTCTCGAGCAACATCATCGCTCCTCCCAAGTTCCCACGCTCCGGTGGATCACTGGGGCCTAAGTCCTGGATAGAGGAGAACACGTTTCGCACAGATGGCAACAGCAACACTTTGTTGCCCCTGCAG gaGCGCACCAGAATGTTTGACAGTCTGAACATGCACTCCCTGGAGAGCTCTCTGATCGACATCATGCGAGCCGAGCAGGACCCGATGAAAG GCCGCTCCTCCCTCTTCCCTATTGATGACAATCTCCTTGACGATGGCCACGGCAACCACGGTGTCCCAGGTGTCCATGGCTCCCCCAACTGTTACCCCCACCAAAATGGGGAACGCATCGAGCGCTTCTCTCGCAAGGTGTTTGTGGGAGGTTTGCCTCCTGACATAGATGAAG ATGAAATAACCTCGAGCTTCCGCCGCTTTGGTCACCTGGTGGTGGACTGGCCACACAAAGCCGAGAGCAAATCCTACTTTCCACCTAAAG gATACGCCTTCCTGCTGTTCCAGGAGGAGAGCTCAGTGCAGGCTCTGATTGAAGCCTGCATGGAGGAGGATGGGAAgctctacctgtgtgtctccagcCCCACCATCAAGGACAAGCCT GTGCAAATTCGACCCTGGAACCTGAGCGACAGTGATTTTGTGATGGATGGATCTCAGCCCCTAGACCCCCGCAAGACCATCTTTGTGGGAGGCGTCCCTCGCCCCCTGAGAGCAA TTGAGCTGGCCATGATTATGGATCGTCTCTACGGTGGAGTCTGCTACGCGGGCATCGACACCGATCCCGAACTCAAGTACCCCAAGGGGGCGGGGCGAGTGGCCTTCTCCAATCAACAGAGTTACATCGCTGCCATCAGCGCCAGATTCGTCCAGCTGCAGCATGGAGACATTGACAAGCGG gtggagGTGAAGCCCTACGTCCTGGATGATCAGCTATGCGACGAGTGCCAGGGTGCGCGCTGCGGAGGGAAGTTTGCTCCCTTTTTCTGTGCTAACGTCACCTGTCTGCAGTACTACTGCGAATTCTGCTGGGCCAACATCCACTCCCGCGCCGGACGGGAGTTCCACAAGCCGCTGGTCAAAGAGGGAGCCGACCGCCCGCGCCAGATTCACTTCCGCTGGAACTAG